From one Oceanimonas doudoroffii genomic stretch:
- the yccX gene encoding acylphosphatase, whose amino-acid sequence MTIIAKKIWVSGRVQGVSFRYYTQCEAERLGVHGYARNLPDGRVEVLAEGQAAAVRQLVAWLRHGPDTARVNGLEEDEIAPRGVHGFETG is encoded by the coding sequence ATGACCATTATCGCCAAAAAGATCTGGGTCAGCGGCCGAGTGCAGGGGGTGAGCTTTCGTTATTACACCCAGTGCGAGGCGGAACGACTGGGGGTGCACGGTTACGCCCGCAACCTGCCCGATGGCCGGGTTGAGGTACTGGCGGAAGGGCAGGCCGCCGCGGTGCGCCAGCTGGTGGCCTGGTTACGCCACGGACCGGATACGGCGCGAGTGAATGGGTTGGAAGAGGACGAGATCGCGCCCAGGGGCGTGCACGGGTTTGAAACCGGGTGA
- a CDS encoding class I SAM-dependent methyltransferase — MTSSITLVAGREKSLLRRHPWVFSRAVDKVQGQPNAGDTVDILSHNGQWLGRGFYSPQSQIRARIWTFDRHETIDDAFFLRRLKRAKAGREALIAEQGLTGYRLCAAESDGLPGVTIDVYANVVVCQLLSTGAERWRKAIVAALTHLYPDACIYERSDVAVRKKEGLKERKGLLAGTLPSQPVVIEENNGVRILVDVETGHKTGFYLDQRDNRRIAGRYCQGKRVLNCFSYTGTFGVYALKGGASEVVNADVSESALALARQNAELNQLDLSRARFEQADVFKLLRDYREQGESFDVIVLDPPKFAESKAQLNGACRGYKDINMLAFQLLNPGGVLLTFSCSGLMTSDLFQKIVADAALDAGRDAQILERLNQAADHPIGTAYPEGHYLKGLVVRAW, encoded by the coding sequence ATGACCTCCTCTATAACCCTAGTTGCAGGACGGGAAAAATCCCTCCTGCGCCGCCACCCCTGGGTCTTTTCCCGTGCCGTCGACAAGGTACAGGGACAGCCCAACGCCGGTGATACCGTCGATATTCTGAGCCACAACGGCCAATGGCTGGGCCGGGGTTTCTACTCGCCCCAGTCCCAGATCCGCGCCCGCATCTGGACCTTTGACCGTCATGAGACCATCGACGATGCCTTCTTTCTACGCCGCCTGAAGCGGGCCAAAGCCGGCCGCGAGGCGCTGATTGCCGAACAGGGCCTGACCGGTTACCGGCTGTGCGCCGCCGAGTCCGACGGCCTGCCCGGGGTGACCATCGACGTGTACGCCAATGTGGTGGTGTGCCAGCTGCTCAGCACCGGCGCCGAGCGCTGGCGCAAGGCCATTGTGGCCGCCCTCACCCACCTGTATCCGGACGCCTGCATCTATGAACGCTCCGACGTGGCGGTGCGCAAAAAGGAAGGCCTGAAAGAGCGCAAGGGCCTGCTGGCCGGCACCCTGCCCAGCCAGCCGGTGGTGATCGAGGAAAACAACGGCGTGCGCATTCTGGTGGACGTGGAGACCGGCCACAAGACCGGGTTTTACCTGGATCAGCGCGACAACCGCCGCATTGCCGGTCGTTACTGCCAAGGCAAACGAGTGCTGAACTGCTTCAGCTACACCGGCACCTTTGGCGTCTATGCGCTCAAGGGCGGCGCCAGCGAAGTGGTCAACGCCGATGTGTCCGAGTCGGCGCTGGCTCTGGCCAGGCAAAATGCCGAGCTGAACCAGCTCGACCTAAGCCGCGCCCGCTTTGAGCAGGCCGATGTGTTCAAGCTGCTGCGGGACTACCGGGAGCAGGGTGAAAGCTTTGACGTGATCGTGCTGGACCCGCCCAAATTCGCCGAAAGCAAGGCCCAGCTCAACGGCGCCTGCCGGGGCTATAAAGACATCAATATGCTGGCCTTTCAGCTGCTCAATCCGGGCGGTGTGCTGCTCACCTTCTCCTGCTCCGGGCTGATGACCTCGGATCTGTTTCAAAAGATCGTGGCCGACGCCGCCCTGGATGCCGGCCGCGATGCCCAGATTCTGGAACGCCTGAACCAGGCCGCCGATCACCCCATCGGCACCGCCTATCCGGAAGGCCACTACCTCAAGGGCCTGGTGGTGCGGGCCTGGTAA
- the selD gene encoding selenide, water dikinase SelD, giving the protein MEPIRLTQYSHGAGCGCKISPKILDTILHSQLPGFNDPRLVVGNASRDDAAVVDIGNGMGIISTTDFFMPIVDDPFTFGRIAATNAISDIYAMGGTPVVAIAILGWPVNTLAPEVAQQVIDGGRQACFDAGISLAGGHSIDAPEPIFGLAVTGQIPLSQVKRNDTAAAGDVLFLTKPLGIGVLSTAQKKGVLRDEDSQLAPQVMCQLNKPGQDFAALEGVSAMTDVTGFGLLGHLVEVCEGADVSAILHMADIPLLPNLDHYLQAGAVPGGTLRNFDAYGHKLAPLTQRQQHILCDPQTSGGLLVAVRPGAIDDFLRVAARHDLELSPIGELIPAGEHRIEVVDA; this is encoded by the coding sequence GTGGAACCCATTCGCCTGACCCAATACAGCCACGGCGCCGGCTGCGGCTGTAAAATTTCCCCCAAAATTCTCGACACCATACTGCACAGTCAGCTGCCCGGCTTTAACGATCCGCGCCTGGTGGTGGGCAACGCCAGTCGCGATGACGCCGCCGTGGTCGACATTGGCAATGGCATGGGCATTATCTCCACCACCGACTTCTTTATGCCCATCGTCGACGATCCCTTTACCTTTGGCCGCATTGCCGCCACCAACGCCATCAGTGACATCTACGCCATGGGTGGCACACCCGTGGTCGCCATTGCCATTCTCGGCTGGCCGGTCAACACCCTGGCGCCGGAAGTGGCGCAACAGGTGATCGACGGCGGCCGTCAGGCCTGCTTTGATGCCGGCATCTCCCTGGCCGGAGGCCACAGCATAGACGCGCCCGAGCCCATTTTTGGCCTGGCGGTGACCGGGCAGATACCGCTCAGTCAGGTCAAGCGCAACGACACCGCCGCCGCCGGCGATGTGCTGTTTCTGACCAAGCCCCTGGGCATTGGCGTGCTCTCCACCGCCCAGAAAAAGGGCGTGCTGCGGGACGAAGACAGCCAGCTTGCACCGCAAGTGATGTGCCAGCTTAATAAGCCCGGTCAGGACTTTGCCGCGCTGGAAGGGGTCAGCGCCATGACCGACGTCACCGGCTTTGGCCTGCTCGGACACCTGGTGGAAGTGTGCGAAGGCGCCGATGTCAGCGCCATTTTGCACATGGCGGATATTCCGCTGCTGCCCAACCTGGACCACTACCTGCAGGCCGGCGCCGTGCCCGGCGGCACCCTGCGCAACTTCGACGCCTACGGCCACAAGCTGGCCCCGCTCACTCAGCGCCAGCAGCACATTCTGTGCGATCCGCAAACCAGCGGCGGCCTGCTGGTGGCGGTGCGCCCCGGGGCCATTGACGACTTCCTGCGCGTGGCGGCCCGCCATGATCTCGAGTTGTCCCCCATCGGCGAGCTGATCCCTGCCGGTGAACACCGCATTGAGGTTGTGGATGCCTGA
- the mnmH gene encoding tRNA 2-selenouridine(34) synthase MnmH, which produces MPELETDLDRLLTGDVPMLDLRAPVEFIQGAFPAATNLPLMTDDERAQVGTCYKQQGQQAAIELGHRLVAGEVREARLQGWLDWFSEHPNGVIYCFRGGLRSQTVQQWLHDAGRPVARVKGGYKALRRRLLEEIEQGFAGPGYVLTGLTGSGKTDWLARSPLSLDLEGYAHHRGSSFGHWGEPQPTPINFENRLAIARMKQRKAGIQGWLVEDESAMIGRCPVPLPLYERMQQMPLLLLEVPFEQRVRQIRHDYVETMQHHFNDDFDRLEHYLQDSLKRLYKRLGDREWRRLSEIVSEAVRQQRAGHGCGGHDEWIATLLGSYYDPIYARHQAAKEDRIVKRGEAEELAHWLAQRPEAQISQP; this is translated from the coding sequence ATGCCTGAGCTGGAAACCGATCTCGACCGGCTGCTGACCGGCGATGTGCCCATGCTGGACCTGCGCGCCCCGGTAGAATTTATTCAGGGCGCCTTTCCCGCTGCCACCAACCTGCCGCTGATGACCGACGACGAGCGTGCGCAGGTGGGTACCTGCTACAAGCAACAGGGCCAGCAGGCGGCCATTGAACTGGGTCACCGGCTGGTGGCGGGCGAGGTGCGTGAAGCGCGGCTACAGGGCTGGCTGGACTGGTTTAGCGAACACCCCAACGGCGTGATTTACTGTTTTCGCGGCGGCCTGCGCAGCCAGACGGTACAGCAATGGCTGCATGATGCCGGCCGCCCGGTGGCCAGAGTAAAGGGCGGCTACAAGGCGCTGCGCCGCCGCTTGCTTGAAGAAATTGAACAGGGCTTTGCCGGGCCCGGCTATGTGCTCACCGGCCTGACCGGCAGCGGCAAGACCGACTGGCTGGCGCGCAGCCCGTTGTCGCTGGATCTGGAAGGCTATGCCCACCACCGGGGTTCCAGCTTTGGTCACTGGGGCGAGCCTCAACCCACCCCCATCAACTTTGAAAACCGCCTCGCCATTGCCCGCATGAAACAACGCAAGGCCGGCATTCAGGGCTGGCTGGTGGAAGACGAAAGCGCCATGATCGGCCGCTGCCCGGTGCCCCTGCCCCTCTATGAGCGCATGCAGCAAATGCCGCTGCTGCTGCTGGAAGTACCCTTTGAGCAGCGGGTGCGGCAAATTCGCCACGATTACGTGGAGACCATGCAACACCACTTCAACGACGACTTTGACCGGCTGGAGCACTACCTGCAGGACAGCCTCAAGCGACTGTATAAGCGCCTGGGCGACCGGGAGTGGCGCCGGCTATCGGAAATTGTAAGCGAAGCCGTGCGCCAGCAGCGGGCCGGCCATGGCTGTGGTGGCCACGACGAGTGGATCGCCACCCTGCTGGGCAGCTATTACGACCCGATTTATGCCCGTCACCAGGCCGCCAAGGAAGATCGTATCGTCAAACGGGGCGAGGCCGAGGAGCTGGCCCACTGGCTGGCACAACGGCCCGAAGCGCAGATTTCCCAGCCCTGA
- a CDS encoding MBL fold metallo-hydrolase, whose amino-acid sequence MLNRITLPVTPFMQNCSLVWCSATNRAALIDPGGETERLLAALAERNLTLERIILTHGHLDHVGATGELQARTGVPVEGPGEADAYWIDGLPQQVQMFGFDPVPGFTPDRWLGAGDTVTVGEETLEVYHCPGHTPGHMVLVHKGQRLAFVGDVLFQGSIGRTDFPGGNHQQLLDSIRETLLPLGDDITFVPGHGPESTFGHERQHNPFLR is encoded by the coding sequence ATGCTGAACCGTATCACCCTGCCGGTGACCCCCTTTATGCAAAACTGCAGCCTGGTGTGGTGCTCGGCCACCAACAGGGCGGCACTGATTGATCCTGGCGGGGAAACCGAACGCCTGCTGGCGGCCCTTGCTGAGCGCAATCTCACTCTTGAGCGCATTATTCTCACCCATGGCCACCTGGACCATGTGGGCGCCACCGGCGAGCTTCAGGCCCGCACCGGTGTGCCGGTAGAGGGCCCCGGCGAAGCCGACGCCTACTGGATAGACGGCCTGCCCCAGCAGGTGCAAATGTTTGGCTTTGACCCGGTGCCGGGCTTTACGCCGGACCGCTGGCTGGGCGCCGGTGACACCGTCACCGTGGGCGAAGAAACCCTTGAGGTGTACCACTGCCCCGGCCACACCCCGGGACATATGGTGCTGGTGCACAAGGGGCAACGACTGGCCTTTGTGGGCGATGTGCTGTTTCAGGGCAGCATTGGCCGCACCGACTTTCCCGGCGGCAATCACCAGCAGTTACTCGACAGCATCAGGGAAACCCTGCTGCCGCTGGGGGACGACATTACCTTTGTGCCCGGCCACGGTCCGGAAAGCACCTTTGGCCACGAGCGCCAGCATAACCCGTTCCTGCGTTAA
- a CDS encoding methyl-accepting chemotaxis protein has translation MKIKHKLVLNTLVVVAAMGMLFVLFTHTLNTINTLNHGKALAMTLTNDVLGLRRSEKNFMARLDLAYLHDFNRQLTQTHGHLAELRGLLERQQLPLDALTSLDRLFAQYGKDFEAVVAGYQTLGLDHESGLEGELRRAVHQVEDELNQYGADPILVTLLQLRRAEKDFMLRHELRYVERFSALHQRLLAQLDTLGLPHTQANHYRARFMAYADGLQRIGLNSEQGLQLAMHQTIESTETLLDDTVTAIEQELQAYLDRASRSASLVFVAMLLLTALVAALIGRSIFRPIRQIRDAVLRIHRNRDLGLHIDTHSRDEMAEMADALNIMLKGFREVIMQVNQAVNTMNQTTSQLSTNAATTAADIERQQQETEQVATAVTEMVTTIDDIARNTDNTAIKAGEANDNAARGQQQVQGTIAHIRRLADQLEASVGSIEELSRQSETIGNVLQVIREIADQTNLLALNAAIEAARAGPQGRGFAVVADEVRALAARTQDATQEIATIIGSLQGKTEAMVHIIYQSREHGQESSQQAQQAEIVLDDITREVTEISDMATQIAAAIEQQSSVANEIGRNVVVIRDITDNTVQSVRNNAHASQDIAEQAQGLQQVVAVFRT, from the coding sequence ATGAAAATAAAACACAAACTGGTACTCAATACCCTGGTGGTGGTCGCCGCCATGGGCATGTTATTCGTGCTGTTCACCCATACCCTGAATACCATCAACACCCTGAACCATGGCAAGGCACTGGCCATGACTCTGACCAACGACGTGCTCGGCCTGCGCCGGAGTGAGAAGAATTTTATGGCGCGTCTGGACCTGGCTTATCTGCACGATTTCAACCGGCAACTGACCCAGACACACGGCCATTTGGCGGAATTGCGCGGCCTGCTGGAACGGCAGCAACTGCCCCTGGATGCCCTGACCAGCCTGGATCGGCTTTTCGCCCAGTACGGCAAGGATTTTGAAGCCGTGGTCGCCGGCTATCAGACCCTGGGGCTGGATCACGAATCCGGCCTGGAGGGCGAGCTGCGCCGGGCCGTGCATCAGGTGGAGGACGAGCTCAATCAATACGGCGCCGACCCCATTCTGGTTACCTTGCTGCAGCTGCGCCGGGCCGAAAAGGACTTTATGCTGCGCCACGAACTGCGCTACGTCGAACGTTTTAGCGCGCTGCACCAGCGCCTGCTGGCACAACTCGACACCCTGGGCCTGCCCCACACTCAGGCCAACCATTACCGGGCGCGCTTTATGGCCTATGCCGACGGGCTGCAACGCATCGGCCTGAACAGTGAGCAGGGCCTGCAACTGGCCATGCACCAGACCATTGAAAGCACGGAAACCCTGTTGGACGACACCGTTACCGCCATTGAGCAGGAGCTGCAGGCCTACCTTGATCGGGCCAGCCGCTCCGCCAGCCTGGTATTTGTGGCCATGCTGCTGCTCACCGCCCTGGTGGCCGCGCTTATCGGCCGTTCCATCTTTCGCCCGATTCGGCAAATACGCGATGCCGTGCTGCGCATTCACCGCAACCGCGATCTGGGCCTGCACATCGACACCCACAGCCGGGATGAGATGGCGGAAATGGCCGATGCCCTCAATATCATGCTCAAGGGATTTCGCGAGGTGATCATGCAGGTCAACCAGGCCGTAAACACCATGAACCAGACCACCTCCCAACTGTCGACCAATGCCGCCACCACCGCCGCCGACATTGAGCGGCAGCAGCAGGAAACCGAGCAGGTGGCCACCGCCGTCACCGAAATGGTCACTACCATAGACGACATAGCCCGCAACACCGACAACACCGCCATCAAGGCGGGTGAAGCAAACGACAACGCCGCCAGGGGGCAACAACAGGTGCAGGGCACCATAGCGCACATTCGCCGCCTGGCGGACCAGCTGGAGGCGTCGGTAGGCAGCATTGAGGAGCTGTCGCGCCAGAGTGAAACCATCGGCAATGTGCTGCAGGTGATTCGCGAGATCGCCGATCAGACCAACCTGCTGGCGCTCAATGCCGCCATTGAAGCCGCCCGGGCTGGACCCCAGGGCCGTGGCTTTGCCGTGGTGGCCGATGAGGTAAGGGCCCTGGCCGCCCGGACTCAGGATGCCACGCAGGAAATTGCCACCATCATCGGCTCACTGCAGGGCAAAACCGAGGCCATGGTACACATCATCTACCAAAGCCGCGAACACGGCCAGGAAAGCAGTCAGCAGGCGCAACAGGCCGAGATCGTGCTTGACGACATCACGCGGGAAGTCACCGAGATCTCCGACATGGCCACTCAGATTGCCGCCGCCATTGAGCAACAGAGCAGCGTGGCCAACGAAATTGGCAGAAACGTGGTCGTGATTCGGGACATTACCGACAACACGGTGCAGTCGGTGCGCAACAACGCCCACGCCAGTCAGGACATTGCCGAACAGGCCCAAGGCTTGCAGCAGGTGGTGGCGGTATTTCGCACCTGA
- a CDS encoding penicillin-insensitive murein endopeptidase, which yields MIKAVCLTTLLILPLAAWGEAIGGYAAGCQTNARALPQAGAGYRVVRAERQRYYGQTQLIDYLQALGKRAQQAGLPPMLVADIARRHGGPFAYGHRSHQTGLDADIWLRPGNGPLPSRARDMVDHKLYILNRHFGDNQRQLIALAAQDARVSRIFVHPLIKQAMCKTYGDAPWLGRLRPWFGHSSHFHVRLHCPTQSPHCVSQQAVPPGTGCGRELAGWINDKSGALTAGPRKPWRPKLPAACRPLFDHKERR from the coding sequence ATGATCAAAGCCGTCTGCCTGACAACCCTGCTGATCCTGCCCCTTGCGGCATGGGGCGAGGCCATTGGCGGCTATGCCGCCGGCTGTCAGACCAACGCGCGGGCGCTGCCGCAAGCCGGCGCCGGCTACCGGGTGGTGCGCGCCGAGCGACAGCGTTATTACGGCCAGACGCAGCTCATCGACTATCTGCAGGCCCTGGGTAAAAGGGCGCAACAGGCCGGCCTGCCGCCCATGCTGGTGGCCGACATCGCCAGGCGCCACGGCGGGCCCTTTGCCTACGGTCACCGCAGCCACCAGACCGGACTGGATGCGGACATCTGGCTGCGCCCCGGAAACGGGCCCCTGCCGTCACGCGCTCGGGATATGGTGGATCACAAGCTGTATATTCTTAACCGCCATTTTGGTGATAATCAGCGCCAGCTGATTGCCTTGGCCGCCCAGGACGCACGTGTCAGTCGCATTTTTGTGCACCCGCTGATCAAGCAGGCCATGTGCAAAACCTATGGCGACGCCCCCTGGCTTGGCCGGCTGCGACCCTGGTTCGGCCATTCCAGCCATTTTCACGTGCGCCTGCACTGCCCGACCCAGTCCCCACACTGTGTGTCTCAGCAGGCCGTGCCCCCCGGCACCGGTTGTGGCCGAGAGTTGGCAGGCTGGATTAATGATAAAAGCGGCGCCCTGACGGCCGGACCGCGCAAGCCCTGGCGGCCCAAGCTGCCCGCCGCCTGCCGCCCCCTCTTTGATCACAAGGAGCGTCGATAA
- the glpK gene encoding glycerol kinase GlpK: MSDQPYVLALDQGTTSSRSILFDHQARVVAMAQREFTQHYPRAGWVEHDATEIWATQRATLTEVLAKTGVRPEQISGIGITNQRETTVVWNKHTGLPIHHAIVWQCRRTAPLCEQLKTQGLVQEIKTRTGLVPDAYFSATKIRWLLDNVPGAREQAEAGDLLFGTMDTWLVWKLTEGRVHVTDYTNASRTMLFNINTLEWDPLLLKALNIPASLLPEVKSSCAVYGQANLGVEVPIAGIAGDQQAALFGQLCFHKGMVKNTYGTGCFMLMNTGQKKVESRHGLLSTLAVGADGGVNYALEGSVFMGGAVIQWLRDELGLIGHSADSEACARQVNDTNGVYLVPAFTGLGAPYWDPYARGTLVGLTRGANRHHIVRAALEAIAFQSRDLLDAMQQDAGLRLAALKVDGGAAANDFLMQFQADITHSRVVRPKLLETTALGAAFLAGLATGLWKDTDELAQCVAVDREFGPNMDSQHRERHYRGWQKAVTRAQHWAEPS; this comes from the coding sequence ATGAGCGACCAACCCTATGTGCTGGCCCTGGATCAGGGCACGACGTCTTCCCGCAGCATTTTGTTCGACCACCAGGCCCGAGTGGTGGCCATGGCCCAGCGGGAATTTACCCAGCATTATCCTCGGGCCGGCTGGGTGGAGCACGATGCCACCGAAATCTGGGCCACCCAGCGGGCCACCCTGACCGAGGTGCTGGCCAAGACCGGCGTACGCCCCGAGCAGATCAGCGGCATTGGCATCACCAACCAGCGGGAAACCACCGTGGTGTGGAACAAACACACCGGCCTGCCCATTCATCACGCCATTGTGTGGCAGTGCCGACGCACCGCCCCCCTGTGCGAGCAGCTAAAGACACAAGGCCTGGTGCAGGAGATAAAAACCCGCACCGGCCTGGTGCCAGACGCCTATTTTTCCGCCACCAAAATTCGCTGGCTGCTGGATAACGTGCCCGGCGCCAGGGAGCAGGCCGAGGCCGGGGACCTGCTGTTTGGCACCATGGACACCTGGCTGGTGTGGAAGCTGACCGAAGGCCGGGTGCATGTGACCGACTACACCAATGCCTCGCGCACAATGCTGTTTAATATCAATACCCTGGAGTGGGATCCGCTGCTGCTGAAAGCACTGAATATTCCCGCCAGCCTGTTGCCCGAAGTGAAATCATCCTGCGCCGTGTATGGCCAGGCGAACCTGGGGGTGGAGGTGCCCATTGCCGGCATCGCCGGCGATCAGCAGGCGGCGCTGTTCGGTCAGTTGTGCTTTCACAAGGGCATGGTCAAAAACACTTACGGCACCGGCTGCTTTATGCTGATGAACACCGGCCAGAAAAAGGTGGAGTCCCGCCACGGCCTGCTCAGCACCCTGGCGGTGGGCGCCGATGGCGGCGTGAACTATGCGCTGGAAGGCTCGGTGTTTATGGGCGGTGCGGTAATCCAGTGGCTGCGGGACGAGCTGGGGCTGATCGGCCACTCCGCCGACAGCGAGGCCTGTGCCCGGCAGGTGAACGACACCAACGGCGTCTATCTGGTGCCGGCCTTTACTGGCCTGGGCGCGCCCTACTGGGATCCCTACGCCCGCGGCACCCTGGTGGGGCTGACCCGGGGTGCCAACCGCCATCACATTGTACGTGCCGCACTGGAAGCCATCGCCTTTCAGAGCCGGGATCTGCTCGACGCCATGCAACAGGACGCCGGGTTGCGGCTGGCGGCTCTCAAGGTGGACGGCGGTGCCGCCGCCAATGACTTTTTAATGCAGTTTCAGGCCGACATCACCCACAGCCGAGTGGTCCGGCCCAAACTGCTGGAAACCACCGCCCTGGGGGCGGCCTTTCTGGCGGGGCTGGCCACCGGCCTGTGGAAAGACACCGACGAGCTGGCGCAGTGTGTGGCGGTAGACCGCGAGTTCGGCCCTAACATGGACAGCCAGCACCGCGAACGGCATTACCGGGGCTGGCAAAAGGCGGTGACCCGCGCTCAACACTGGGCAGAGCCCTCATGA
- the glpD gene encoding glycerol-3-phosphate dehydrogenase, translated as MTEPVDVLVIGGGVNGVGIALDAAGRGLSVTLCEMNDLASATSSASSKLIHGGLRYLEQFEFRLVREALTEREILLQAAPHIIWPMRFRLPHRPHLRPAWMIRLGLWLYDHLARRNRLPASRTLRLGEHSPLQPHLQLAFEYADAWVDDARLVVLCAMAAAQRGATILPRTRCAKAERENGLWRVELEHTSSQRRILHARTLVNAAGPWASRLFGSVLSSPPPATLRLVKGSHMVVPRLHEGNEAYILQNEDGRIVFVLPYERDYSLIGTTDVDHDGEPADATASDKEIDYLCAVANAHFRRQVVPTDVIYRYAGVRPLMANGDGRAQKASRDYKLLLDAPEDDAPLLSVFGGKITTFRALAEDAVNQLAEHLPQATAPWTQRLVLPGGDFSSHDSLAAELTSEYPWLADALIHRYVRSYGTLCRAFLQGCADTADLGEHFGAGLYQRELDYLMRQEWAHSADDVLWRRSKLGLRLTPEQQARLAAYMEQHEMRDTYPPAKVGG; from the coding sequence ATGACGGAACCGGTGGATGTGCTGGTGATCGGTGGCGGCGTCAACGGTGTCGGCATTGCCCTGGACGCCGCCGGACGGGGGCTTTCCGTGACCCTGTGCGAAATGAACGATCTGGCCTCGGCCACCTCGTCGGCCAGCAGCAAACTCATTCACGGCGGCCTGCGTTACCTGGAGCAGTTCGAATTCCGCTTGGTGCGCGAAGCCCTGACCGAGCGGGAGATTTTGCTGCAGGCCGCTCCGCACATTATCTGGCCAATGCGCTTTCGCCTGCCCCACCGCCCCCACCTGCGACCCGCCTGGATGATTCGCCTGGGGCTATGGCTCTATGATCACCTGGCTCGGCGGAATCGACTGCCGGCGTCGCGTACCCTGCGTTTGGGGGAGCACAGTCCGCTGCAGCCGCATCTTCAGCTGGCCTTTGAATATGCCGATGCCTGGGTGGACGACGCCCGCCTGGTGGTGCTGTGCGCCATGGCCGCCGCGCAGCGCGGCGCCACCATTTTACCCCGTACCCGTTGTGCAAAGGCCGAGCGGGAAAACGGCCTGTGGCGAGTAGAACTTGAACACACCAGTAGCCAACGGCGAATACTCCACGCCAGGACTCTGGTTAATGCCGCTGGCCCCTGGGCCAGCCGGTTGTTTGGCAGCGTATTATCCAGCCCGCCACCGGCCACCCTGCGACTGGTCAAGGGCAGCCACATGGTGGTGCCTCGGCTGCATGAGGGGAATGAAGCCTATATTCTGCAGAATGAGGACGGCCGCATTGTGTTTGTGCTGCCCTATGAGCGGGATTATTCCCTGATTGGCACCACGGATGTGGATCATGACGGCGAGCCGGCCGACGCCACCGCCAGTGATAAGGAAATCGACTATCTGTGTGCCGTGGCCAACGCCCATTTTCGCCGCCAAGTTGTTCCGACCGATGTGATTTACCGCTACGCCGGCGTGCGGCCACTGATGGCCAATGGTGATGGCCGTGCCCAGAAAGCCTCGCGGGACTACAAGCTGTTACTGGACGCCCCCGAAGACGATGCCCCGCTGCTGTCGGTGTTTGGCGGCAAGATCACCACCTTTCGCGCCCTGGCGGAAGACGCGGTCAATCAACTGGCCGAGCATCTACCCCAGGCCACCGCGCCCTGGACCCAGCGACTGGTGCTGCCGGGCGGCGACTTTAGCAGCCATGACAGCCTGGCCGCCGAGTTGACCTCGGAATACCCCTGGCTGGCTGACGCCCTGATACACCGCTATGTGCGCAGCTATGGCACCCTGTGCCGGGCCTTTTTACAGGGCTGCGCAGACACCGCAGATCTGGGCGAGCATTTTGGTGCCGGCCTGTATCAGCGAGAGCTGGATTACCTGATGCGGCAGGAATGGGCCCACAGTGCCGACGATGTGCTGTGGCGACGCAGCAAGCTGGGACTGCGCCTTACCCCCGAGCAACAGGCACGACTGGCGGCGTATATGGAGCAGCATGAGATGCGAGACACCTACCCCCCCGCCAAGGTGGGGGGGTAG